Proteins found in one Nostoc sp. NIES-3756 genomic segment:
- a CDS encoding chemotaxis protein CheA, with product MDVPELDDDDIQAFLIESYENLEQIERDIINLEKTSVNKETIERIYRSLHTLKGNCGFLPFPKLESLAHAGESLLSQLREQRKNSEDSNFQVTPQIISTLLKTVDTIRQILTQIKATKYEGEKDYSSLIKSLTQLQETQQIIFTSPVQQINESLDTSTNTSDSAYIRVNVSLLDQMMNLVGELVLTRNQVMGFADRLKDSNFATTCQRLSLITSQLQEGVMKTRLQPISTIWQKFPRIIRDLAIANGKQVEVEMQGGDTELDKSIIEAIKDPLTHLVRNCIDHGIESPSDRIASGKPTTGKIFLKAFYENGKVNLEIGDDGHGLTPAQLKARAQQQGLITPAQAAQMSDAEAIDLIFLPGFSTTEQVTNLSGRGVGMDIVKNNIDKINGTIEVNSKSGKGTIFKLKIPLTLTILPALIITSGNERYTIPQTSLQELVRLEPEQAITSIEVFYDVPVYHLRDNLIPLINLNQILQFNSQESTVHSQQSIVNSQNPPLPTQNSALNLVIIQADNYQFGLVVDTIEDIQDIVVKPLGKQLKFLSIFAGATILGDGTVALVIDVVNLAKLACVEAKYKQISSRLPDANTPQETQERQMILLFIGPQNAPMGIPLANTYRLEKIPASAVEKVGNQQVMRSYGQIIPLIDLKQVFQNDTNQPDLATQTDTLQIVIVSPNSQLSVALIVEQILDIVEESLTVKGIPSRPGVMFCAVIQGQITEILDIEAVIRITNPYLLSVGDRE from the coding sequence ATGGATGTACCAGAACTTGACGACGATGATATCCAAGCATTTCTTATTGAGAGCTATGAAAATTTGGAGCAAATCGAAAGAGACATTATTAATTTAGAAAAAACCTCAGTAAATAAAGAAACAATAGAACGGATTTATCGATCACTACATACCCTAAAAGGCAACTGTGGCTTCTTACCGTTTCCCAAACTGGAATCTTTGGCTCATGCAGGGGAAAGTTTGCTCTCTCAACTGCGTGAGCAAAGAAAAAATAGTGAAGACAGCAACTTTCAAGTAACACCGCAAATTATTAGTACCTTATTAAAAACAGTAGATACCATCCGGCAAATTCTTACTCAAATAAAAGCTACAAAATATGAGGGTGAAAAAGATTATTCCTCGCTAATTAAATCTTTAACCCAATTACAAGAAACTCAACAGATAATTTTCACCTCTCCCGTACAGCAAATAAATGAATCTTTAGACACCTCAACAAATACATCAGACTCGGCATATATTCGAGTAAATGTCAGCTTGCTGGATCAAATGATGAACTTGGTGGGTGAGTTAGTATTAACCCGTAATCAAGTTATGGGATTTGCAGACAGATTGAAAGATAGTAACTTTGCGACTACTTGTCAGCGCCTGAGCCTGATTACCAGCCAGTTACAGGAAGGGGTAATGAAAACTCGCCTCCAACCCATTAGTACCATCTGGCAAAAATTCCCCCGCATTATCCGAGATTTAGCGATCGCCAATGGTAAACAAGTCGAAGTAGAAATGCAAGGTGGCGATACAGAGCTTGATAAAAGCATTATAGAAGCCATCAAAGACCCCTTAACCCACTTAGTCCGCAACTGTATAGATCATGGCATCGAATCACCAAGCGATCGCATAGCAAGTGGGAAACCAACTACAGGAAAAATCTTTCTCAAAGCCTTCTACGAAAACGGCAAAGTCAATCTAGAAATTGGCGATGATGGACATGGTTTAACACCAGCACAACTTAAAGCACGGGCGCAACAACAAGGTTTAATTACTCCCGCTCAAGCCGCTCAAATGAGCGATGCAGAAGCGATAGATTTAATTTTTCTCCCTGGTTTTTCCACTACTGAACAGGTAACAAACCTTTCTGGAAGGGGAGTAGGGATGGATATTGTGAAAAATAATATTGATAAAATCAACGGCACAATTGAGGTTAATAGCAAATCGGGAAAAGGTACAATATTCAAGCTCAAAATCCCCCTAACATTAACCATCCTGCCAGCATTAATTATCACTAGCGGCAATGAACGCTATACAATTCCTCAAACTAGCTTGCAAGAGTTAGTCCGCCTAGAACCAGAACAGGCAATAACTAGTATTGAAGTATTCTACGACGTACCCGTCTATCACCTCCGAGACAACCTCATCCCGTTAATTAATCTCAACCAAATACTACAATTCAACAGTCAAGAGTCAACAGTCCATAGTCAACAGTCCATAGTCAACAGTCAAAATCCTCCACTCCCCACTCAGAACTCAGCACTAAATTTAGTTATCATCCAAGCCGACAACTACCAATTTGGCTTGGTAGTAGACACAATTGAAGACATCCAAGACATAGTAGTTAAACCGCTAGGAAAACAATTAAAATTCCTATCAATATTTGCAGGAGCCACAATTTTAGGAGATGGCACAGTAGCATTAGTCATTGATGTGGTAAATTTGGCAAAACTAGCTTGTGTAGAGGCGAAATACAAGCAGATATCATCACGCCTTCCTGATGCAAACACTCCCCAGGAAACACAGGAACGGCAAATGATTTTATTATTTATTGGCCCCCAAAACGCACCTATGGGTATTCCCCTTGCTAACACCTACCGATTAGAAAAAATACCTGCAAGTGCAGTGGAAAAAGTTGGTAATCAGCAAGTAATGAGGTCTTACGGCCAGATTATACCCTTAATCGACCTCAAGCAAGTGTTTCAAAATGATACTAATCAGCCAGACTTAGCTACCCAAACAGATACACTGCAAATAGTTATTGTTTCTCCTAACTCGCAATTAAGTGTGGCACTAATAGTAGAACAGATTCTCGACATCGTAGAGGAGTCACTGACAGTTAAGGGTATTCCTAGTAGACCCGGTGTAATGTTTTGTGCTGTAATTCAAGGGCAAATTACGGAAATCCTTGACATTGAGGCGGTGATTAGGATTACTAATCCTTATTTGCTATCGGTGGGCGATCGTGAGTGA
- a CDS encoding methyl-accepting chemotaxis protein, with the protein MATNRLRKTANSKSPIEDSIEPTQTDNGTTDVQLQPLLAALKAARNGDFSVRLPEDNGLGEIAAVFNDWVSMNQNFAQEVERLADEIGVEGKLGSQAVIKGAKGSWRQLLDNLNKMSANVSEQIKSINEVTLVVAQGNLSQQIETTTNAGEFKHLKDNTNQMISRLRSSIRQMADVATAVASSAEELTAVSREMTDNAKQTSEQATSASASAEQVNQNTITVVTAVEEMNASIREIAKTVAEGAKVANEAVKTADRTNQTIDKLGQSSVEIGKVIKVITSIAQQTNLLALNATIEAARAGDAGRGFAVVANEVKELAKQTANATEDISQRIEAIQADTKDAVTAITQITYIINQINDLQSTIASAVEEQTATTNEIARNIGEAAKGTSAIAKNIGIVALNAQTTTIGASNTSDAATELARMAVDLQKVVNQFKY; encoded by the coding sequence ATGGCTACAAATCGGTTAAGGAAAACAGCCAATTCTAAATCTCCCATAGAAGATAGTATAGAGCCGACACAAACTGATAACGGTACCACAGACGTACAACTACAACCTTTACTAGCAGCCCTCAAAGCTGCGAGAAACGGTGATTTTTCCGTCCGTTTACCAGAAGATAATGGTTTGGGTGAAATTGCCGCCGTGTTTAATGACTGGGTAAGCATGAATCAAAACTTTGCCCAAGAAGTAGAGCGTTTAGCAGATGAGATTGGTGTAGAGGGAAAACTAGGTTCTCAAGCTGTCATTAAGGGCGCGAAAGGCTCTTGGCGACAATTATTGGACAACTTGAATAAAATGTCTGCCAATGTCTCCGAGCAAATCAAAAGTATTAATGAAGTTACCCTCGTAGTGGCACAAGGGAACTTATCTCAACAAATTGAAACCACAACTAATGCGGGAGAGTTTAAGCACCTCAAAGATAATACCAATCAAATGATTAGCCGCCTGAGGTCTTCGATTAGACAAATGGCAGATGTTGCTACAGCCGTCGCATCTTCTGCGGAGGAATTGACCGCAGTTAGTAGAGAAATGACAGACAACGCCAAACAAACTTCAGAACAAGCCACATCCGCCTCAGCCTCAGCCGAACAAGTAAATCAAAATACCATTACAGTGGTGACGGCTGTAGAAGAAATGAACGCCAGTATTAGAGAAATTGCTAAAACTGTCGCTGAAGGGGCAAAAGTTGCCAATGAGGCTGTAAAAACAGCCGATCGCACCAACCAAACAATTGATAAACTTGGTCAAAGTAGCGTCGAAATTGGCAAAGTCATCAAAGTTATCACCTCAATTGCCCAACAAACAAACCTACTCGCCCTCAACGCCACCATCGAAGCCGCCAGAGCGGGTGATGCTGGTAGAGGCTTTGCCGTAGTCGCCAACGAAGTCAAAGAATTAGCCAAGCAAACCGCCAACGCTACCGAAGATATTAGTCAACGCATCGAAGCCATCCAAGCCGACACCAAAGACGCAGTAACAGCTATCACCCAAATTACTTATATCATCAACCAAATTAACGACCTGCAAAGTACTATCGCCAGTGCTGTAGAAGAACAAACCGCCACCACCAATGAAATCGCTCGCAATATAGGCGAAGCTGCTAAAGGCACATCAGCTATTGCCAAAAATATTGGTATTGTTGCCCTCAATGCTCAAACCACCACCATCGGAGCCAGTAATACATCAGACGCAGCCACAGAACTAGCTCGTATGGCTGTTGATTTGCAAAAGGTCGTCAATCAATTTAAGTATTAG
- the ypfJ gene encoding KPN_02809 family neutral zinc metallopeptidase, giving the protein MRWQLGRRSSNVEDRRGGVSTPIVGGGIGAALISLVILLLGGDPSVIWQNESSSDRPVTNSPQTTASQDEAADFVSVVLADTEDTWTEIFQRNGQTYTKPKLVLYSDAVKSACGFARSAVGPFYCPADQKVYIDLSFYQDLRNRYQAPGDFAQAYVIAHEIGHHVQNLLGISDQVRSLQSRASQTQANQLSVKLELQADCFAGVWANNAQRTRQILETGDIEEALNAASSIGDDRLQEQAKGYVVPESFTHGSSTQRVRWFKRGIQTGNPDQCNTFAESNL; this is encoded by the coding sequence ATGCGTTGGCAATTAGGTCGTCGTAGTTCAAATGTTGAGGATCGCCGTGGTGGAGTTTCTACACCCATAGTTGGTGGAGGTATTGGTGCAGCACTGATATCTCTAGTAATTTTGCTATTGGGTGGTGATCCTAGCGTCATTTGGCAAAACGAATCATCAAGCGATCGCCCTGTCACTAATTCGCCACAAACAACAGCCTCCCAAGATGAAGCAGCCGATTTTGTCTCTGTAGTTTTGGCTGATACAGAAGATACCTGGACTGAGATATTTCAACGCAATGGACAAACTTATACAAAACCCAAGTTAGTGCTTTACTCTGACGCGGTAAAGTCGGCTTGTGGATTTGCCCGTTCAGCTGTTGGGCCTTTCTATTGTCCGGCTGATCAAAAGGTATATATTGATTTGAGTTTTTATCAGGATTTAAGAAATCGCTATCAAGCACCTGGAGATTTTGCTCAAGCCTATGTCATTGCTCATGAAATTGGGCATCATGTGCAGAATTTATTAGGAATTTCCGATCAAGTCCGTTCTTTACAAAGCCGAGCTAGTCAGACACAAGCAAATCAACTGTCTGTGAAATTAGAATTACAAGCAGATTGTTTTGCAGGTGTTTGGGCAAATAATGCCCAGCGCACAAGGCAAATTCTGGAAACGGGGGATATTGAAGAAGCTTTAAACGCTGCAAGCAGTATCGGCGATGATCGTTTGCAAGAACAGGCTAAGGGCTATGTAGTGCCGGAATCCTTTACTCATGGTAGTTCTACTCAACGAGTTCGCTGGTTTAAGCGGGGTATTCAAACTGGTAATCCCGATCAATGTAATACTTTCGCCGAGTCGAATCTGTAA
- a CDS encoding IS1 family transposase, translating into MNCPRCHSTAIFKNGRRKDRQCYKCKQCGRQFLEFYQPWGYSDDVKQLCLKMYLNGMSLREIERVTDIHHTTILHWLRQGKLKDEILLK; encoded by the coding sequence ATGAATTGCCCTCGTTGCCATTCAACTGCAATCTTCAAAAACGGTCGCCGCAAAGATAGACAATGCTACAAGTGTAAACAATGTGGTCGTCAGTTTCTTGAATTTTACCAGCCTTGGGGATATTCCGATGATGTCAAGCAACTTTGTCTCAAGATGTATCTTAATGGTATGAGTCTACGAGAAATTGAACGAGTAACTGATATTCATCACACAACTATTCTGCATTGGCTGCGTCAAGGTAAGTTGAAAGATGAGATATTGTTAAAATAA
- a CDS encoding chemotaxis protein CheW has protein sequence MSEQFCTFWLNNIYFGINVQHVQEVIRSQVITRVPLAPPDVCGLINLRGQIIPVIDLQKRLNIGTQEHLSDSQLKHESDFSRYLADPSPNLSPGRREALISPPSLVGKGAGGLGFLHDMKTQKHESGFNIVVYFDNEVVSLLVDDVGDVLEFPENTFQLPPATLKGRMRQVLAGAYPLSEGFLLVVDTEKILNIK, from the coding sequence GTGAGTGAGCAATTTTGTACATTTTGGCTTAATAATATTTACTTTGGCATCAATGTACAACACGTTCAAGAAGTGATTCGTTCCCAAGTGATAACTCGTGTACCCTTAGCACCACCTGATGTTTGTGGCTTGATTAACTTACGAGGACAAATTATTCCTGTTATTGACTTGCAAAAAAGATTAAATATAGGTACACAAGAGCATTTATCTGACTCTCAACTCAAACATGAATCTGACTTTTCACGATATCTGGCAGACCCCTCTCCAAACCTCTCTCCTGGTAGGAGAGAGGCTTTGATTTCTCCCCCTTCCCTAGTAGGGAAGGGGGCTGGGGGGTTAGGTTTTCTACATGACATGAAAACTCAGAAACATGAGTCAGGTTTTAATATCGTCGTCTATTTTGACAATGAAGTCGTTAGCTTACTCGTAGATGACGTTGGCGATGTCTTAGAATTTCCAGAAAACACCTTTCAACTTCCACCTGCGACGTTAAAGGGTAGAATGCGTCAGGTACTAGCGGGAGCTTACCCACTCTCCGAAGGGTTTTTGTTAGTTGTAGACACAGAAAAAATTCTCAATATTAAGTAA
- a CDS encoding family 10 glycosylhydrolase has translation MTRKKKEPSGCGCLNIPLSVIIVVLGGGYWWFSQKGFSEISKFLPQNERITTAISPPTPTPSPTPTSSLSKPINLPNKTSKIKPQVQQQKTFLLPTPWERKVIRGIYLSRYQITNNADEQTIRQRVRYYKSQGINTIIHGVWGNGCTMYKSKVMQQTLGYESCPNQFQSQWLNWLIDEAHKQGMQVHAYFEKGIKIDKNSPIFDLAISKKWIVPGVDRTYSGIEHYVLDVENPEVAALFKNILVEFVKQYPNVDAVQWDDYLGYHAELPGKVDRTENLTKFVKQMTSSMKQANSSVSFDICHHNPYWAKRYFAADWEKWGVDRVFIQAYNDKNFNEELNYAEKYAGVAITDYQFSRLKPLINNANIKSILIFPFSGNPEKTASSLKNSI, from the coding sequence ATGACCCGCAAAAAGAAAGAGCCTAGTGGATGTGGATGTTTAAATATTCCTTTGTCTGTAATTATAGTGGTCTTAGGGGGTGGTTACTGGTGGTTCAGCCAGAAAGGATTTTCAGAAATTAGCAAATTCTTACCTCAGAATGAACGAATAACCACTGCTATTTCCCCTCCTACCCCCACACCTTCTCCGACCCCTACTAGCTCTTTATCAAAACCTATAAATCTACCTAATAAGACTAGTAAAATCAAACCCCAAGTACAACAACAAAAAACTTTTTTACTTCCAACTCCTTGGGAAAGAAAAGTAATTAGAGGCATCTACTTATCTCGCTACCAAATCACAAATAATGCTGATGAACAAACAATTCGTCAGCGAGTTCGTTACTATAAATCCCAAGGAATTAATACCATCATTCATGGGGTTTGGGGTAATGGCTGTACGATGTATAAAAGTAAAGTGATGCAGCAAACTCTAGGTTATGAGAGTTGTCCAAATCAGTTTCAATCACAATGGTTAAATTGGTTAATTGATGAAGCGCACAAACAAGGAATGCAGGTTCACGCCTACTTTGAGAAGGGTATTAAAATAGATAAAAATAGTCCTATCTTTGATTTAGCAATTTCTAAAAAGTGGATTGTGCCAGGAGTAGACAGAACCTACTCTGGCATTGAACATTATGTCCTCGATGTAGAGAATCCTGAAGTTGCTGCTTTATTTAAAAATATCCTAGTTGAGTTTGTCAAACAATATCCAAATGTTGATGCTGTACAATGGGATGATTATTTAGGATATCATGCTGAATTACCGGGAAAAGTTGACAGAACGGAAAATTTAACTAAATTTGTCAAACAAATGACAAGCTCGATGAAACAAGCTAATTCTTCGGTAAGTTTTGATATTTGTCATCATAACCCTTATTGGGCTAAAAGATATTTCGCAGCTGATTGGGAAAAATGGGGAGTAGATAGAGTATTTATTCAAGCGTATAATGACAAAAATTTTAATGAGGAATTAAATTATGCTGAGAAATACGCTGGTGTTGCCATTACAGATTATCAATTCAGTCGGTTAAAACCATTAATTAATAATGCCAACATTAAAAGCATCTTAATTTTTCCCTTTTCAGGTAATCCAGAAAAAACAGCTTCTAGTTTAAAAAACTCTATTTAA
- a CDS encoding hybrid sensor histidine kinase/response regulator: MNKIEQAQEKFNLLDQIPLGAFVLHSDHTVLFWNCCLEEWTKINRSQILGKSIFEYFPHLHQPRYLSRLEQIFEGGPPTIFSSQLHKYVIPVPIVDEKYRIQHTTVTAVPALDGNGFYALFSIQDVTDLTFRVQDYRNLRDRALALAEERQLAKEAAEKANRIKDEFLAIVSHELRSPLNPILGWAKLLRKRTLNETASLRALETIERNAELQVQLIDDLLDISRILRGKLSLNSETVNLAATIESALETVRLAAEANSIEISLHLDPTVGQVKGDSGRLQQIVWNLLSNAVKFTPPGGKVVVYLEQVGSQAQIRVQDTGKGISSQFLPHVFESFRQADSSITRRSGGLGLGLAIVRQLVELHGGRVWAESLGEGEGATFTVSFPATPQTQELGIGKVDNYSPLSLLPPTLAGVKLLVVDDDVDTREFLAFFLEQQGAMVTTAQSAYEALTALENSLPDLLLSDLGMPDVDGYTLIRKVRSLAVNQGGKIPAIALTAYAAETTQQQVFAAGFQRHLAKPVDPMKLITAIVELTPIRNS; the protein is encoded by the coding sequence ATGAACAAAATTGAACAAGCTCAGGAAAAATTCAACCTTTTAGACCAGATTCCTTTAGGAGCTTTTGTTCTACATTCAGACCACACGGTTTTATTTTGGAATTGCTGTTTAGAAGAATGGACAAAAATTAATAGAAGTCAAATTTTAGGCAAATCGATTTTTGAGTACTTTCCCCATTTGCATCAGCCACGCTATCTTAGTCGCCTAGAACAAATTTTTGAAGGTGGGCCACCAACAATTTTTTCTTCTCAACTACATAAATATGTAATTCCTGTACCAATAGTAGATGAGAAATACAGGATTCAACACACAACAGTAACGGCTGTACCTGCGTTAGATGGAAATGGGTTTTATGCTCTGTTTTCTATTCAAGATGTGACTGATTTAACATTTCGTGTACAAGATTACCGTAATTTACGCGATCGCGCTTTAGCCTTAGCCGAAGAACGTCAACTGGCTAAAGAAGCAGCCGAAAAAGCAAACCGCATCAAAGATGAGTTTCTGGCAATAGTTTCTCATGAATTGCGATCGCCACTCAATCCCATCTTAGGCTGGGCAAAACTATTAAGAAAACGCACTTTAAATGAAACAGCAAGTTTACGTGCTTTAGAAACCATTGAACGCAATGCAGAATTACAAGTACAACTAATAGATGATTTATTAGATATCTCGCGGATTCTCAGAGGTAAACTATCACTTAATTCCGAAACAGTGAATCTTGCAGCTACTATCGAATCGGCTTTAGAAACGGTACGATTAGCAGCCGAAGCCAACTCTATAGAAATTAGTTTACATCTAGACCCTACAGTTGGACAGGTCAAAGGTGATAGTGGACGTTTACAACAAATTGTTTGGAATCTGCTGTCTAATGCAGTTAAATTTACCCCTCCTGGTGGAAAAGTTGTAGTTTACTTAGAACAGGTTGGTTCTCAAGCCCAAATTCGTGTCCAAGACACAGGTAAAGGTATTAGTTCCCAATTCTTGCCTCACGTATTTGAATCATTCCGCCAAGCAGACAGTAGCATAACTCGCAGATCCGGTGGGTTGGGACTAGGTTTAGCAATTGTGCGCCAATTAGTCGAGTTACATGGCGGTAGAGTTTGGGCAGAAAGTTTAGGTGAGGGAGAAGGAGCAACATTTACAGTCAGTTTCCCAGCAACACCACAAACTCAGGAGTTAGGGATAGGAAAAGTTGATAATTACTCTCCATTATCACTACTACCACCGACCTTGGCAGGAGTAAAGTTGTTAGTCGTTGATGATGATGTTGATACGCGAGAATTTCTCGCCTTTTTTTTAGAACAGCAGGGGGCTATGGTGACAACAGCCCAATCAGCCTACGAAGCACTAACAGCCTTAGAAAATTCCCTGCCAGACTTGTTGTTGAGTGACTTAGGTATGCCTGATGTTGATGGTTATACTTTAATTCGGAAAGTGCGATCGCTCGCTGTGAATCAAGGAGGCAAAATCCCCGCTATTGCCTTAACTGCCTATGCTGCCGAGACAACACAACAACAAGTATTTGCCGCCGGATTTCAACGTCATCTAGCTAAACCAGTCGATCCAATGAAATTAATAACCGCAATTGTCGAACTTACACCAATTCGTAATTCATAA
- a CDS encoding response regulator: MELMSLVLIIDDAAFSRRMIRKFLQADGYDILEATNGREGLEIVHKHQPNCVLADLLMPDMNGFEFLQALQDEGLKIPTIIITADIQEGARNQSYNLGAVNFINKPPKEQELRQVVQQVINTKE, from the coding sequence ATGGAATTGATGAGCTTGGTTTTAATTATTGATGATGCAGCTTTTTCTCGGAGAATGATCCGCAAATTTTTACAAGCTGATGGTTATGATATTTTAGAAGCTACTAATGGGCGGGAAGGGTTAGAAATAGTTCACAAGCATCAACCCAACTGTGTATTAGCTGACCTTTTAATGCCAGATATGAATGGGTTTGAATTTCTTCAGGCTTTACAAGATGAAGGGTTAAAGATTCCCACAATTATTATCACAGCCGATATTCAAGAAGGAGCGCGTAATCAAAGTTATAACTTAGGAGCAGTCAATTTTATCAATAAACCACCAAAAGAACAAGAACTACGCCAAGTGGTTCAGCAAGTGATTAATACAAAGGAATAA
- a CDS encoding chemotaxis protein CheX, with translation MSVTVDQLDALQELINIGVGRAANLLNEMVDSHIRLEIPFVKVLTASQAYQELASRFHDNSLSSVKLGFTGSFYGTAGLIFPTESASKLVSVLTGEEAGSADLDAVKIGTLSEIGNIVINGVMGSISNVLQQHMNYTLPVYLEDTIANLVFTSHGNESKILLAQAHFTIEQLKIIGDIILIFEVSTFDALIASINKQIAVL, from the coding sequence ATGAGTGTGACAGTAGATCAACTAGACGCTTTACAAGAATTAATCAATATTGGAGTTGGTCGTGCTGCCAATCTACTAAATGAAATGGTAGATTCTCATATTCGCCTAGAAATTCCTTTTGTCAAAGTTTTAACTGCTAGTCAGGCTTACCAAGAATTAGCCTCGCGCTTTCATGATAATAGTTTGTCATCAGTAAAATTAGGTTTTACTGGCTCTTTTTACGGGACGGCAGGTTTGATTTTTCCTACCGAAAGTGCATCAAAATTAGTATCAGTATTAACTGGTGAAGAAGCAGGTTCTGCCGACTTAGACGCGGTGAAAATTGGTACATTAAGCGAAATTGGCAACATCGTGATCAATGGAGTGATGGGTTCGATTAGTAATGTGTTACAGCAACACATGAACTATACATTACCCGTTTATTTAGAAGATACAATTGCTAATTTAGTGTTTACCAGTCATGGTAACGAGTCTAAGATTTTACTGGCACAGGCACACTTTACAATTGAACAGTTAAAAATTATTGGTGATATTATTTTAATTTTTGAAGTGAGTACATTTGATGCGTTAATTGCATCAATTAACAAACAAATAGCAGTTTTATAA